Proteins found in one Paenibacillus sp. FSL R10-2782 genomic segment:
- a CDS encoding ribosomal L7Ae/L30e/S12e/Gadd45 family protein, giving the protein MNKALSGLGLAMRAGKLLTGDEIVFKAIRSSEAKLVILAKDASMNTQKKFRDKCGTYKIPLLIGFDRESLGSSIGKPERVVLAVTDQGFAQLIKKHAGIMSEVEYIE; this is encoded by the coding sequence ATGAATAAGGCGCTGTCTGGATTGGGCCTTGCCATGAGAGCTGGCAAGTTGCTAACAGGTGATGAGATCGTTTTTAAAGCGATCAGGTCTTCAGAAGCCAAGCTGGTCATTCTTGCGAAAGATGCTTCAATGAATACTCAAAAGAAATTCCGCGACAAATGCGGGACGTACAAAATCCCCTTATTGATAGGATTTGACCGGGAAAGCTTGGGAAGCAGCATCGGCAAGCCTGAACGGGTTGTGCTGGCTGTGACGGATCAAGGATTCGCGCAATTGATCAAGAAACATGCGGGGATAATGTCGGAGGTGGAGTATATTGAGTAA
- the rimP gene encoding ribosome maturation factor RimP has protein sequence MSTPKIKSVVEEMAQPYLDEHGFELVDVEYVKEGSNWFLRVFVDKDGGIDLDDCSMISEYLGQKLDENDPVSTAYFLEVSSPGAERPLKKAEDVTKAVGKNVFVTTYEPINGLKEFEGRLLSFEDGELTVQSGQKKHAIPYDKVAGARLAIIF, from the coding sequence TTGAGCACACCAAAGATCAAGTCAGTAGTAGAAGAAATGGCCCAACCTTATCTCGATGAGCATGGTTTTGAACTGGTCGATGTCGAGTATGTCAAAGAGGGCAGCAATTGGTTTCTTCGCGTTTTTGTGGACAAAGATGGGGGAATTGATCTGGACGACTGTAGTATGATCAGTGAATACTTGGGTCAAAAGCTGGACGAAAACGACCCTGTTTCTACAGCATATTTTCTGGAGGTGTCTTCACCAGGCGCTGAAAGACCGCTAAAAAAAGCGGAAGACGTAACCAAAGCGGTAGGCAAAAATGTATTTGTTACTACATACGAGCCGATCAACGGCCTGAAGGAATTTGAAGGTCGTTTGCTTTCTTTTGAAGATGGGGAACTTACCGTTCAGAGCGGACAAAAGAAGCATGCCATACCTTATGACAAGGTGGCTGGAGCCAGGCTCGCGATCATATTTTAA
- a CDS encoding YlxR family protein encodes MKQRKIPLRKCVACHEMMPKKQLIRVVKTPEDEVLIDLTGKKSGRGAYLCGKAACFKLAQKSKALDRALKHSVHPDIYEQLSRDFAAVEEEFLAAQGSVQDE; translated from the coding sequence ATGAAACAGAGAAAGATACCTTTACGAAAGTGTGTGGCCTGTCATGAAATGATGCCTAAGAAGCAGTTGATCCGTGTCGTCAAAACCCCTGAAGACGAAGTGCTGATTGACTTGACTGGCAAAAAGTCGGGACGCGGCGCTTACTTGTGCGGCAAAGCCGCCTGCTTCAAGCTTGCTCAAAAAAGCAAGGCACTGGATCGGGCATTGAAGCACTCGGTTCATCCTGATATTTATGAGCAGCTCAGTCGTGATTTTGCTGCCGTCGAGGAAGAATTCCTGGCGGCACAAGGCAGCGTGCAGGATGAATAA
- the nusA gene encoding transcription termination factor NusA gives MSMDFIEAMNELEREKGISKDVLFEAIEAALISSYKRNFNTAQNVRVDMNRNSGVIKVYARKLIVEEVLDPRTEISLPAAREINPNFQLEDIAEIEVTPRDFGRIAAQTAKQVVTQRIREAERGLIYNKFVDKEEDIVTGTVQRQDPRNIYIDLGKVEAVLPLGELMPNEKFSHLDRIKAYITKVENTTKGPQIMLSRSHPGLLKRLFELEVPEIFDGVVEIRSVAREAGFRSKIAVHSRNAEVDPVGSCVGPRGTRVQTIVNELRGEKIDIVRYSDNVDEYVANALSPSKVLEVQVFEEEKMARVIVPDYQLSLAIGIKGQNARLAAKLTGWKIDIKSETQAEEELGRPRTSTDEMHQDSVSVD, from the coding sequence ATGAGTATGGATTTTATTGAAGCAATGAACGAGTTGGAACGGGAAAAGGGGATCAGCAAGGATGTGCTGTTTGAGGCCATTGAAGCAGCCTTGATTTCCAGCTACAAACGGAATTTCAACACCGCACAAAACGTGCGTGTCGATATGAACCGCAACTCGGGTGTCATTAAGGTATATGCCCGCAAGCTGATTGTTGAGGAGGTATTGGACCCTCGCACCGAGATTTCGTTGCCAGCGGCTCGTGAGATTAACCCGAATTTTCAGCTGGAGGATATTGCTGAAATTGAAGTTACTCCTCGTGATTTTGGACGGATTGCTGCACAAACAGCAAAGCAGGTCGTAACCCAACGTATCCGTGAAGCGGAGCGGGGATTGATCTACAACAAGTTTGTGGACAAGGAAGAGGATATTGTAACAGGGACGGTACAACGTCAAGACCCGCGTAATATTTATATTGATCTGGGTAAGGTGGAGGCGGTTCTCCCGTTGGGCGAGTTGATGCCTAATGAGAAATTCAGTCATCTGGACCGGATTAAGGCTTATATTACCAAGGTAGAGAATACGACCAAAGGGCCACAAATCATGTTGTCCCGTTCACATCCAGGTCTGCTTAAGCGTTTGTTCGAACTCGAGGTGCCGGAAATTTTTGACGGTGTCGTCGAGATTCGTTCTGTAGCGCGTGAAGCAGGCTTCCGTTCTAAAATCGCAGTTCATTCCCGTAATGCCGAGGTAGATCCGGTCGGTTCTTGTGTAGGACCGAGGGGAACGCGGGTGCAAACGATTGTGAATGAGTTGCGTGGTGAAAAAATAGACATTGTGCGTTATTCCGATAATGTTGACGAGTATGTGGCTAATGCGTTGAGCCCGTCCAAGGTGCTTGAGGTGCAGGTGTTTGAAGAAGAAAAAATGGCTCGTGTCATCGTGCCGGATTATCAGCTTTCTCTGGCCATTGGTATCAAAGGGCAAAATGCCCGCCTTGCTGCCAAGCTTACTGGCTGGAAAATTGATATCAAGAGCGAAACGCAGGCGGAGGAAGAACTCGGTAGACCGAGAACATCCACCGATGAAATGCATCAGGATTCCGTTTCTGTAGATTAA